From the Aminobacter aminovorans genome, one window contains:
- a CDS encoding cysteine hydrolase family protein has translation MTDTALLVIDAQESFRQRANWHEVDSPTYLRNQQALIDGAVKKGWKIVRVFHAEPEGIFSPASGFVRPLAEIKLDKPDLEFQKFRHSAFVGSPLEVYLIENGIRRLVISGIRSEQCCETTTRHGSDLGWQVDYVTEATHTMPLTDATGKTWTPEEIKARTAAVLDGRFARVCTIAEALAGEARAAAA, from the coding sequence ATGACCGATACTGCTCTGCTTGTAATCGATGCCCAGGAAAGCTTCCGTCAGCGCGCCAACTGGCACGAGGTCGACAGCCCGACCTATCTCAGGAACCAGCAGGCGCTTATCGACGGGGCGGTCAAGAAAGGCTGGAAGATCGTGCGTGTGTTCCATGCCGAGCCCGAAGGCATCTTCTCCCCGGCTTCGGGTTTCGTCAGGCCGCTTGCGGAAATCAAGCTCGACAAGCCCGACCTCGAATTCCAGAAGTTCAGGCATTCCGCCTTCGTTGGCTCGCCGCTTGAAGTCTACCTGATCGAGAACGGCATCCGCCGCCTCGTCATTTCGGGCATTCGCAGCGAACAGTGCTGCGAGACGACCACCCGTCATGGGTCGGATCTTGGCTGGCAGGTCGACTACGTTACCGAAGCGACCCACACCATGCCGCTGACCGATGCGACCGGAAAAACCTGGACGCCCGAAGAGATTAAGGCGCGCACGGCAGCCGTGCTCGATGGACGTTTCGCCCGCGTCTGCACCATTGCCGAGGCGCTGGCCGGTGAGGCGAGGGCAGCCGCCGCATGA
- a CDS encoding MurR/RpiR family transcriptional regulator, with translation MAQRILKLVQGEELRRSKSDKLIANYIERNLAEIPFETARSIATRLELSPMTVGRYLRRMGFDGLDQLKHELRRGSSNPAWQVKGPVDRFREDIREGKLLAGLIQQQIDNLGRIYELTAAPEWQQTIDALVSASEVYVAAYQNVRGIAQYFASQLSYTRPRVQFVDGLNGTYSELLDGSVEGRVLFLHDVRRFAAKARPLAMEARRMGVKVVLLTDEFCPWGPEVSDICLVVPGSHGPLWDGSATIIAVMDLMLSNIIVLLGDEVGERVDLLTRLQNTFGDFES, from the coding sequence ATGGCGCAGCGAATCCTGAAGCTCGTGCAAGGCGAGGAGCTGAGACGGTCGAAATCCGACAAGCTGATCGCCAACTATATCGAGCGCAACCTGGCGGAAATTCCGTTCGAGACGGCGCGATCCATCGCTACCCGTCTCGAACTGTCACCGATGACCGTCGGACGCTACCTCCGCCGCATGGGCTTCGACGGTCTCGACCAGCTGAAGCATGAGCTGCGGCGCGGCAGCTCCAATCCTGCCTGGCAGGTCAAGGGGCCGGTCGACCGTTTCAGGGAAGACATTCGCGAGGGCAAGCTGCTCGCCGGCCTCATCCAGCAGCAGATCGACAATCTCGGACGGATCTATGAACTGACAGCTGCTCCAGAGTGGCAGCAGACGATCGACGCGCTGGTTTCGGCAAGCGAAGTCTATGTCGCGGCCTACCAGAATGTTCGCGGCATCGCCCAGTATTTCGCCAGCCAGCTGTCCTACACGCGGCCACGCGTGCAGTTCGTCGACGGGCTCAACGGCACCTATTCCGAACTTCTCGACGGTTCGGTCGAAGGCCGTGTGCTGTTCCTGCACGACGTCAGGCGCTTTGCCGCCAAGGCTCGCCCGCTTGCGATGGAGGCACGTCGCATGGGGGTAAAGGTCGTGCTGTTGACCGATGAGTTCTGCCCGTGGGGACCGGAGGTTTCCGATATATGCCTCGTCGTGCCCGGATCGCACGGCCCGCTTTGGGACGGCTCGGCAACGATCATCGCGGTGATGGACCTGATGCTGAGCAACATCATCGTGCTGCTTGGCGATGAGGTCGGCGAACGCGTCGACCTGCTGACGCGGTTGCAGAATACTTTTGGCGACTTTGAAAGCTGA
- a CDS encoding acetoin dehydrogenase dihydrolipoyllysine-residue acetyltransferase subunit: MPVEVILPKVDMDMATGRISRWYVDEGAMVKKGDLLFEIETDKAAMEIDAPASGIIREISGKEGVDIPVGEAVAWIYAEGEAGKPVKDAPVEAKAAPEVVPAVPVPAAPSALADVSPAKPASNALSNGTRATPLARRLAAEAGLKLDAIVGSGPRGRVMRKDVETAIALPKLEAPAPAKPAPTVSRPPASSQPRSAPQRSAGAAPLNFAWLRQGEGRPIVLIHGFGADLNSWRPMLAAGPVDAPLLALDLPGHGASPRQTPADLDAIACDVEATLTALDVGPLLLVGHSFGAAVAATVAARGHADVRALALIAPAGLGPEINGAFLQGFVRARSEASLMPWLRQLVSDEQVLSKPFVNATLAQATDIELRTSQAEISDRFFADGTQTFDIRGLLAALRIPVRVIVGANDRIIPASQSQGLPGEVALHVFPATGHMPQVERREQVLKILLEMVRA, encoded by the coding sequence ATGCCGGTCGAAGTAATCCTGCCCAAGGTCGACATGGACATGGCGACCGGACGCATTTCGCGCTGGTACGTCGACGAAGGCGCTATGGTCAAGAAAGGCGACCTGCTGTTCGAGATCGAAACCGACAAGGCGGCGATGGAAATCGATGCGCCGGCCTCCGGTATCATCCGCGAAATCTCGGGTAAGGAAGGCGTTGACATCCCCGTCGGCGAAGCCGTTGCCTGGATCTATGCCGAAGGTGAAGCCGGCAAGCCGGTAAAGGACGCGCCTGTCGAGGCCAAGGCCGCGCCGGAAGTCGTACCTGCTGTGCCGGTCCCGGCAGCTCCATCCGCTCTGGCTGATGTCTCGCCGGCGAAGCCCGCCTCCAATGCGCTGTCGAATGGCACCCGCGCCACGCCGTTGGCCCGCCGCCTCGCGGCGGAAGCTGGCTTGAAGCTCGATGCCATCGTTGGATCGGGCCCACGGGGCCGCGTCATGCGCAAGGACGTCGAGACAGCAATCGCTTTGCCGAAGCTGGAAGCACCTGCTCCGGCCAAGCCCGCTCCCACTGTTTCCAGGCCGCCGGCATCCTCCCAGCCGCGGTCGGCGCCACAGCGGTCCGCTGGCGCGGCACCGCTCAACTTCGCCTGGCTACGACAAGGTGAAGGGCGACCGATCGTTCTGATCCATGGCTTTGGTGCCGACCTCAACAGCTGGCGGCCTATGCTGGCCGCCGGTCCCGTCGACGCGCCGCTTTTGGCGCTCGATCTTCCCGGACATGGCGCATCGCCGCGCCAGACTCCTGCCGATCTCGACGCTATCGCCTGCGATGTCGAGGCAACGCTGACGGCGCTTGATGTCGGTCCGCTGCTGCTGGTCGGTCATTCCTTCGGTGCGGCCGTGGCGGCGACTGTTGCGGCGCGTGGCCATGCCGACGTCCGTGCACTGGCGCTGATCGCACCTGCAGGCCTCGGCCCCGAGATCAACGGCGCCTTCCTGCAGGGTTTCGTGCGGGCAAGGAGCGAGGCAAGCCTGATGCCATGGCTTCGCCAGCTGGTATCAGACGAGCAGGTTCTGTCGAAGCCTTTCGTCAACGCAACGCTGGCGCAGGCAACCGATATCGAGCTGCGGACATCGCAGGCCGAGATATCGGACCGCTTCTTCGCCGACGGCACCCAGACCTTCGACATCAGAGGGCTTCTGGCGGCCTTGCGCATTCCGGTTCGTGTCATCGTCGGCGCCAACGACCGGATCATCCCGGCAAGCCAGTCGCAGGGGCTCCCTGGCGAGGTTGCGCTGCATGTCTTCCCGGCCACCGGCCACATGCCGCAGGTCGAGCGGCGTGAGCAGGTGCTGAAAATCCTGCTGGAAATGGTGCGCGCCTAG
- a CDS encoding ABC transporter permease: MSLAGRRRVQLALLLAPVTLFFAVFFLGPLAIMIVTSFLAPGLYGGVEWTFYPHNYGRILGFADPAFEVFDPVYLSIFLRSLKIAALTVVATLVVCYPAAFCIARLSERWRNFCLFLITLPFFTSLIVRLFIWVLILRQTGIVNEALLATGLITRPLELIYTDGAIVLGMVYVFIPFMFMPIYASVEKLDWTLVRASLDLGAGPIRTFVRIILPLTAPGIAGGAIIVFIPALGNFVVPAVLGGAKVMMLGNLIEQQFLSARNWPFGSALAMMVMSVMLVLLFIYVVASGRRGADATN; the protein is encoded by the coding sequence ATGTCTCTCGCCGGTCGCCGCCGCGTTCAACTGGCACTGTTGCTTGCCCCGGTGACGCTGTTCTTCGCGGTCTTTTTCCTGGGCCCGCTGGCGATCATGATCGTCACCAGCTTCCTCGCCCCCGGCCTCTATGGCGGGGTGGAGTGGACCTTCTATCCGCATAATTATGGCCGCATCCTCGGTTTCGCCGATCCGGCCTTCGAGGTCTTCGACCCGGTCTACCTCTCGATCTTCCTGCGCTCGCTCAAGATCGCGGCCCTTACCGTCGTCGCCACCCTGGTCGTCTGTTATCCCGCAGCCTTCTGCATTGCGCGGCTTTCGGAGCGCTGGAGGAATTTCTGCCTTTTCCTCATCACGCTGCCGTTCTTCACCAGCCTGATCGTGCGGCTGTTCATCTGGGTGTTGATCCTGCGCCAGACCGGAATCGTCAACGAAGCGTTGCTTGCGACGGGCCTCATCACCCGGCCGCTCGAGCTTATCTACACCGACGGTGCGATCGTGCTCGGAATGGTCTACGTCTTCATCCCGTTCATGTTCATGCCCATCTATGCCAGCGTCGAAAAACTCGACTGGACGCTGGTGCGCGCGTCGCTCGATCTCGGCGCGGGGCCGATCCGAACTTTCGTCCGCATCATCTTGCCCCTGACCGCTCCTGGTATTGCCGGTGGCGCCATCATCGTCTTCATCCCGGCGCTTGGGAACTTCGTCGTTCCCGCGGTTCTCGGTGGCGCCAAGGTGATGATGCTGGGAAATCTCATCGAGCAGCAGTTCCTGTCTGCCCGCAACTGGCCCTTCGGGTCGGCCCTGGCGATGATGGTGATGAGCGTGATGCTGGTGCTGCTCTTCATCTATGTCGTCGCGTCCGGTCGCCGCGGCGCTGACGCCACAAATTGA
- a CDS encoding NAD(P)H-dependent oxidoreductase, translated as MTINVAPVGLARDLAERGKSGKPIRIGLIGSGEMGTDIVARVAHMPGIEVGAISELNLPNAHRAVDIAYQEKGHAREVASGSALNEAIEAGKVAVTNDADLILNSGLIDVVIDATGVPAVGAEIGLRAMEHGKHLVMMNVEADVTIGAYLKSEADRLGVTYSLGAGDEPSSCMELIEFVSAMGHTIVAAGKGKNNPLNIDAVPHDYAEEAARRNMNVRMLVEFVDGSKTMVEMAAIANATGLVPDKAGMHGPAATLPELNKVLVPEKDGGVLSKVGVVDYSIGKGVAPGVFVIADMSHPRIRERMEDLKMGHGPYFTFHRPYHLTSLEVPLTCARVVLYGKADMVPLAKPVADVCAVAKKDLAPGDALDAIGEYTYRAWIMTAGEARAAKAIPCGLLQGGTVTAPIRKGELITSANAAVAPGSKIAELRARQDRLVYGAEA; from the coding sequence ATGACCATCAACGTCGCACCAGTCGGCTTGGCTCGGGATCTTGCCGAGCGAGGCAAGTCTGGCAAGCCGATCCGCATCGGCCTGATCGGCTCGGGCGAGATGGGCACCGACATCGTGGCGCGGGTGGCGCACATGCCCGGCATCGAGGTCGGCGCGATTTCCGAGCTCAACCTGCCCAATGCGCATCGCGCCGTCGACATCGCCTATCAGGAGAAGGGCCACGCGCGCGAAGTCGCCTCCGGCTCGGCGCTGAACGAGGCGATCGAGGCCGGCAAGGTTGCCGTCACCAACGATGCTGATCTGATCCTCAACAGCGGCCTGATCGACGTCGTCATCGATGCGACCGGTGTTCCCGCTGTCGGCGCCGAGATCGGCCTGCGCGCCATGGAGCATGGCAAGCATCTGGTGATGATGAATGTCGAGGCCGACGTCACCATCGGCGCCTATCTCAAGAGCGAGGCCGACCGGCTCGGCGTCACCTATTCGCTCGGCGCCGGCGACGAGCCGTCGTCCTGCATGGAACTGATCGAGTTCGTCTCGGCGATGGGCCACACCATCGTTGCCGCCGGCAAGGGCAAGAACAATCCGCTCAACATCGATGCAGTGCCGCACGACTATGCCGAGGAAGCGGCCCGCCGCAACATGAACGTGCGCATGCTCGTCGAGTTCGTCGACGGCTCCAAGACCATGGTCGAGATGGCGGCGATCGCCAATGCGACGGGGCTTGTTCCAGACAAGGCCGGCATGCACGGACCGGCGGCGACCTTGCCGGAGCTAAACAAGGTGCTGGTCCCCGAGAAGGACGGCGGCGTTTTGTCGAAGGTCGGCGTCGTCGACTATTCGATCGGCAAGGGTGTGGCGCCGGGCGTCTTCGTCATCGCCGACATGTCGCATCCGCGCATCCGCGAGCGCATGGAAGACCTGAAGATGGGCCATGGCCCGTATTTCACCTTCCACCGGCCCTATCACCTGACCTCGCTCGAGGTGCCGCTGACCTGCGCGCGTGTGGTGCTCTACGGCAAGGCCGACATGGTGCCGCTGGCCAAGCCGGTGGCTGACGTCTGTGCCGTCGCCAAGAAGGACCTTGCGCCCGGCGACGCGCTCGATGCCATCGGCGAATACACCTACCGCGCCTGGATCATGACGGCCGGTGAAGCGCGTGCGGCAAAAGCCATCCCCTGCGGCCTGCTGCAGGGCGGCACGGTGACGGCCCCGATCAGGAAGGGCGAACTCATCACATCAGCCAATGCGGCCGTTGCGCCAGGTTCGAAGATCGCCGAGCTGCGCGCAAGGCAAGACAGGCTGGTCTATGGAGCGGAGGCATGA
- the greA gene encoding transcription elongation factor GreA has product MSVAFAKEESAEAASETILPARPISDRINLVTAAGFKMLQDELARAQQALKAANMLDDVNERRRQSAVPVRDMRYYAERVRTAQLMPVPASNQVVAFGHTVAFERDDGRTQTFRIVGEDEANPSQASISHGSPVALALIGKTVGDVVLLGQRELEILSIS; this is encoded by the coding sequence TTGAGCGTAGCTTTTGCCAAGGAGGAAAGTGCCGAGGCGGCATCGGAAACCATCCTGCCGGCGCGCCCTATCTCCGATCGGATCAACCTCGTCACAGCGGCGGGCTTCAAGATGCTGCAGGATGAATTGGCCCGTGCCCAGCAAGCTCTCAAGGCCGCCAACATGCTGGACGACGTCAACGAACGGCGACGGCAGTCGGCGGTTCCGGTTCGGGACATGCGCTATTATGCCGAACGCGTGCGCACCGCCCAGCTCATGCCGGTGCCTGCCTCAAACCAAGTGGTCGCCTTCGGTCACACAGTTGCCTTCGAGCGCGATGACGGCCGCACTCAGACCTTCCGCATCGTCGGTGAGGATGAGGCCAACCCGTCTCAAGCTTCCATCTCGCATGGCTCACCGGTGGCCCTTGCCCTGATTGGCAAAACCGTCGGCGACGTTGTGCTGCTGGGGCAGCGCGAGCTCGAGATCCTGTCCATTTCCTAG
- a CDS encoding ABC transporter ATP-binding protein: MRDSIVRLEGAAKTFPTPEGQSVTALDKIDLDVDRNEFLTLLGPSGCGKTTLLQAISGFVELDAGRILIDGVDMTTRPPYRRPVNTVFQSYALFPHMTVGENTGYALEVAGVANSERHKQVAAALDMVGLAGMEGRRPRQLSGGQQQRVALARAIIARPKLLLLDEPLSALDKNLRQSMQIELKTLQSELGISFIFVTHDQQEALTMSDRVAVLSGGRIQQLDTPRNIYDRPANSFVATFVGASNLFEGQLDNGWLLTGDGLAIRHLPSLGKVSGKAKALIRPEQFFISGEGRDYPFLDVEVEQIVFVGSSFELFGHTVEGRKVVAEIPAGRRSFIGEVEQLRKARLSYDPSAVHLIRCDADGI; encoded by the coding sequence ATGCGAGATTCCATTGTCCGGCTAGAGGGAGCGGCAAAGACCTTCCCCACGCCGGAAGGTCAAAGCGTGACCGCGCTCGACAAGATCGACCTCGATGTCGATCGCAACGAGTTCCTGACGCTTCTCGGTCCCTCGGGCTGTGGCAAGACGACCTTGCTTCAGGCGATCAGTGGCTTCGTCGAACTCGATGCCGGACGCATCCTGATCGACGGCGTGGACATGACGACACGGCCGCCCTATCGCCGGCCCGTCAACACCGTCTTCCAGAGTTATGCGCTGTTTCCGCACATGACAGTCGGCGAGAACACCGGCTACGCGCTTGAGGTTGCGGGCGTCGCCAATTCCGAGCGCCACAAGCAGGTCGCCGCTGCACTCGACATGGTCGGCCTCGCCGGCATGGAAGGCCGGCGGCCACGCCAGCTTTCCGGTGGCCAGCAGCAGCGCGTGGCGCTCGCCCGCGCCATCATCGCCCGGCCAAAACTGCTGCTTCTCGATGAGCCGCTGTCGGCACTGGACAAGAACCTTCGCCAGTCGATGCAGATCGAGCTGAAGACGCTGCAGAGCGAGCTCGGCATCTCGTTCATCTTCGTCACGCACGACCAGCAGGAAGCGCTGACCATGTCGGATCGGGTCGCTGTTCTTTCCGGCGGCCGCATTCAGCAACTCGACACCCCGCGCAACATCTATGATCGCCCGGCAAACAGTTTCGTCGCCACCTTCGTCGGCGCCAGCAATCTCTTCGAAGGCCAGTTGGACAATGGTTGGTTGCTGACCGGCGACGGCCTCGCGATCCGCCACCTGCCGTCGCTTGGGAAAGTGTCAGGCAAGGCCAAGGCGTTGATCCGCCCAGAACAGTTCTTCATTTCGGGGGAGGGCCGGGATTATCCTTTCCTCGACGTCGAGGTCGAGCAGATCGTCTTCGTCGGATCCTCATTCGAGCTGTTCGGCCACACGGTCGAGGGCCGCAAGGTCGTTGCTGAAATTCCCGCCGGCCGGCGCAGTTTCATCGGCGAGGTCGAGCAGCTTCGCAAGGCGCGGCTGTCTTACGATCCTTCCGCGGTTCATCTCATCAGGTGCGACGCCGATGGCATCTGA
- a CDS encoding polyamine ABC transporter substrate-binding protein, with product MRITNHALAGTGPTRRGLLAQVAAVSIAAVITTIAPASAAELNIYNWGEYINPAVLKKFEDETQIKVNLSTYSSNEEMLAKIQGGATGYDIVFPSVHMQDIMAKLDLLEKTDINTYEGFKNIDPAFMRAKSDPKGEYCLPYAFGSVGIFYNRKILGKDITGWKDLIATVEAKGLKFTLLDDMREVLAVGLILNGHKVNSTDPDELQQAADTIIAMKPDVAAFTYDTRPMVQSGDVAAGHFFVGAMVDVFGNTADLGYVIPEEGATMYQEDICILKSAPNKENALKFMQFYTRPEVAALNVSQQTNGTANVPARQLTPDNIKNSKEINPSPETMQRLQIFEDLGPGLRQLDRVWTKVKTAQ from the coding sequence ATGAGGATCACGAACCATGCCCTCGCGGGCACCGGGCCGACCAGGCGGGGCCTGTTGGCGCAAGTTGCCGCGGTCTCGATCGCGGCTGTCATCACTACAATCGCGCCGGCCAGCGCTGCCGAACTCAACATCTACAACTGGGGCGAATACATCAATCCGGCGGTGCTGAAGAAGTTCGAGGACGAGACCCAGATCAAGGTCAACCTGTCGACCTACTCGTCAAACGAGGAAATGCTGGCAAAGATCCAGGGCGGCGCCACCGGCTACGACATCGTCTTTCCATCGGTGCACATGCAAGACATCATGGCCAAGCTCGACCTGCTCGAGAAGACCGACATCAACACTTATGAAGGGTTCAAGAACATCGATCCGGCGTTCATGCGCGCCAAGAGCGACCCGAAGGGCGAGTACTGCCTGCCCTATGCATTCGGCTCGGTGGGCATCTTCTACAACCGTAAGATCCTCGGCAAGGACATCACCGGCTGGAAGGACCTGATCGCCACTGTCGAGGCCAAGGGCCTGAAGTTCACCCTGCTCGACGACATGCGCGAGGTGCTTGCCGTTGGCCTCATCCTCAACGGCCACAAGGTCAATTCGACCGATCCCGACGAGCTTCAGCAGGCCGCCGATACCATCATCGCGATGAAGCCTGATGTCGCTGCCTTCACCTATGACACGCGCCCCATGGTGCAATCGGGCGACGTCGCGGCGGGACATTTCTTCGTCGGCGCGATGGTGGACGTTTTCGGCAACACTGCCGACCTCGGCTATGTGATCCCGGAAGAAGGCGCGACCATGTACCAGGAGGACATCTGCATCCTGAAGTCCGCGCCCAACAAGGAAAACGCGCTTAAATTCATGCAGTTCTACACCCGCCCGGAGGTCGCCGCGCTCAACGTTTCGCAACAGACAAACGGCACCGCGAACGTCCCGGCGCGGCAATTGACCCCCGACAACATCAAGAATAGCAAGGAGATCAATCCTTCACCCGAAACGATGCAGCGGCTGCAGATTTTCGAGGATCTCGGACCTGGCCTGCGTCAGCTTGACAGGGTCTGGACCAAGGTGAAGACAGCGCAATAG
- a CDS encoding thiamine pyrophosphate-dependent dehydrogenase E1 component subunit alpha, with protein MTVAQAKTKDLPAGANLPFIYREYSADRLKQALHKMYLIRQFEEGAEESYMRGLIHGTMHLSIGQEASAMGICMPLTNDDQITSTHRGHGHCIAKGAEVSKMFAEFFGKTTGYCRGRGGSMHIADVTTGNLGANGIVGGGIPIAVGAALTAKRLKSDRVVISFFGDGANNEGAFHEALNMASLWKLPVIFVCENNGYGMSTSMARSTAVPNVADRAAAYSMPGVIVDGNVLSEVAEASHEAVRRARAGEGPTLIESKTYRHRGHSKSDRNRYRTKEEIEDWMTNRDPIVRYENELMEFGIIDKAGIEAIREAVAKEIADGIEFAKASPSPEIRNLERYVYTETV; from the coding sequence ATGACAGTGGCCCAGGCAAAGACCAAGGACCTGCCGGCAGGCGCGAACCTGCCCTTCATCTATAGGGAATACAGCGCTGACCGGCTCAAGCAGGCGCTGCACAAGATGTATCTCATCCGCCAGTTCGAAGAGGGCGCGGAAGAATCCTACATGCGTGGCCTGATCCACGGCACGATGCACCTGTCCATCGGTCAGGAGGCGAGTGCCATGGGCATCTGCATGCCGCTCACCAATGACGATCAGATCACCTCGACGCACCGCGGCCATGGTCACTGTATTGCCAAGGGTGCTGAAGTATCGAAGATGTTCGCCGAGTTCTTTGGCAAGACGACCGGCTATTGCCGCGGCCGCGGCGGCTCGATGCACATCGCCGACGTGACGACGGGCAATCTCGGTGCCAATGGCATCGTTGGCGGGGGCATTCCGATCGCCGTGGGTGCGGCGCTCACCGCCAAACGCCTGAAATCGGATCGCGTCGTCATTTCCTTCTTCGGCGATGGCGCCAACAATGAGGGCGCTTTCCACGAGGCGCTCAACATGGCCTCGCTTTGGAAGCTGCCAGTCATCTTCGTCTGTGAAAACAACGGCTACGGCATGTCGACCTCGATGGCGCGCTCGACCGCGGTGCCGAATGTCGCCGACCGCGCCGCCGCCTATTCGATGCCGGGCGTGATCGTCGACGGCAACGTGTTGTCGGAGGTTGCCGAGGCCAGCCACGAAGCGGTTCGCCGGGCGAGGGCAGGGGAAGGGCCAACGCTGATCGAGTCCAAGACCTATCGCCATCGCGGTCACTCCAAGAGCGACCGTAACCGCTACCGGACCAAGGAAGAGATCGAGGACTGGATGACCAACCGCGATCCGATCGTCCGCTACGAGAATGAACTGATGGAATTCGGCATCATCGACAAGGCCGGCATCGAGGCCATCCGCGAGGCGGTCGCCAAGGAAATCGCCGACGGCATCGAGTTCGCCAAGGCAAGCCCGTCGCCCGAGATCCGCAATCTCGAACGCTACGTCTACACGGAGACTGTGTAA
- a CDS encoding alpha-ketoacid dehydrogenase subunit beta, with the protein MDQAVRELSYAQAIQEAMAIALETDERVFLMGEDIGVYGGAFQVTGDLVERFGADRVIDTPISELGGAGVAVGAAMTGLRPIFEFQFSDFATLAMEQIVNQAAKMRYMLGGAVSVPVVMRFPAGSGTGAAAQHSQSLEAWLGHVPGLKVIQPATPYDAKGMLLAAVADPDPVMIFEHKLLYKTKGPVPEGYYTVPIGKAEIRREGRDLTIVATSIMVHKALEAAKTLEAEGIDVEVVDLRTIRPMDKETVIESVKKTSRLLCVYEGVKTLGVGAEVSAMIAESEAFDFLDAPIVRLGGAETPIPYNPELEKATVPQVPDILAAARSLATGSR; encoded by the coding sequence ATGGATCAGGCCGTGCGTGAGCTGAGCTATGCCCAGGCGATCCAGGAAGCCATGGCGATTGCCCTGGAAACGGACGAGCGCGTCTTCCTCATGGGCGAGGACATCGGCGTCTATGGCGGTGCCTTCCAGGTGACCGGCGACCTGGTCGAGCGCTTCGGCGCCGATCGCGTCATCGATACGCCGATTTCCGAACTTGGTGGCGCCGGCGTTGCCGTGGGTGCCGCCATGACGGGATTGCGCCCGATCTTCGAGTTCCAGTTCTCCGACTTCGCCACGCTCGCCATGGAGCAGATCGTCAACCAGGCCGCCAAGATGCGCTACATGCTCGGCGGTGCGGTTTCCGTGCCCGTGGTCATGCGCTTCCCGGCTGGCTCCGGGACGGGCGCTGCGGCCCAGCATAGCCAGAGCCTGGAAGCTTGGCTCGGCCATGTGCCTGGCCTGAAGGTCATCCAGCCGGCGACGCCTTATGACGCCAAGGGCATGCTGCTCGCGGCCGTTGCCGATCCGGATCCGGTGATGATCTTCGAGCACAAGCTGCTCTACAAGACCAAGGGCCCGGTTCCCGAAGGCTATTACACCGTGCCGATCGGCAAGGCCGAAATCCGCCGCGAGGGCCGCGACCTCACCATCGTCGCCACCTCGATCATGGTGCACAAGGCGCTGGAAGCTGCCAAGACGCTCGAGGCCGAAGGCATCGACGTCGAGGTCGTCGACCTGCGCACCATCAGGCCGATGGATAAGGAAACCGTCATCGAGAGCGTCAAGAAGACGTCGCGTCTGCTCTGCGTCTATGAAGGCGTGAAGACGCTCGGCGTTGGTGCCGAAGTCAGCGCCATGATCGCCGAGAGCGAGGCCTTCGACTTCCTCGATGCGCCGATCGTACGCCTCGGCGGTGCCGAGACGCCGATCCCTTATAATCCGGAACTGGAAAAGGCGACCGTGCCGCAGGTGCCTGACATCCTGGCCGCCGCGCGCAGCCTCGCCACTGGGAGCCGCTAG